Proteins from a single region of Gordonia hongkongensis:
- a CDS encoding IS1182 family transposase, whose protein sequence is MQGEPDRQGEFLDVNSVVGHLLAEGSVFAFLAAHREQLFPAEMFADLFPSGRGRPSIPPATMASVIVLQTLQGLSDREAADAVTFDLRWKAACGFVLGNKGFHPSTLTYWRRRLAASDRPYRIFEVVREVITTTGVLAGKSRRALDSTIFDDAVARQDAVTQVIAAIRRVAREVDGGAVVVEQRATRLAALTGGGYDRPGKPRIAWDDECAQQDLISALVEDGLAVLDGLDLEAIEKEPSNEAQAQAVALLALVTGQDVEPAPGSDGTDGRWRIAPRTAPDRVISTVDTDTRHAHKTRARQQDGFKGHIVNEPETGLVTAIEMTKAAGPDTSDGAVGARLLLSDPTVADDADDREVLGDSAYASGDMLATLARTRWNAVIKPKPHMPAVAGGFVIDDFTFDADSNTLTCPNNLTRPVSAKGHVTYGAACQDCPLRARCTTAVRGRKISFGEHHQLQREHRQHFSDNTIADTYRQHRPMVERTIAWLTRGNRRVPYRGIERNNNWLHHRAAAINLRRLITLGLTTTNGTWTLATA, encoded by the coding sequence ATGCAGGGTGAGCCGGATCGTCAGGGTGAGTTTCTGGATGTGAACTCGGTCGTCGGGCATTTGCTGGCCGAGGGCAGTGTGTTCGCGTTTTTGGCTGCTCATCGCGAGCAGTTGTTTCCTGCGGAGATGTTCGCGGACCTGTTTCCCAGCGGCCGGGGCCGTCCGTCGATCCCGCCGGCCACGATGGCGTCGGTGATCGTGCTGCAAACGCTGCAGGGTTTGTCCGATCGCGAAGCCGCTGATGCGGTCACTTTCGATCTGCGGTGGAAAGCGGCGTGTGGATTCGTGTTGGGTAACAAAGGTTTTCATCCGTCGACTCTGACGTACTGGCGTCGGCGACTGGCAGCCAGCGATCGGCCGTACCGCATTTTCGAGGTGGTACGCGAGGTCATCACCACCACCGGGGTGCTCGCGGGTAAGAGTCGTCGAGCGCTGGATTCGACGATCTTCGATGACGCGGTGGCCCGCCAGGACGCCGTCACCCAGGTGATCGCGGCGATCCGGCGGGTCGCCCGAGAGGTCGACGGTGGTGCGGTGGTGGTCGAGCAGCGTGCGACTCGTCTGGCCGCGTTGACCGGCGGCGGCTATGACCGGCCCGGCAAGCCGCGGATCGCCTGGGATGATGAGTGTGCTCAACAGGACCTGATCAGCGCCCTTGTCGAAGATGGGTTGGCCGTGCTCGACGGTCTGGACCTCGAGGCCATCGAGAAGGAGCCGAGTAACGAGGCCCAGGCGCAGGCGGTGGCATTGCTGGCATTGGTGACCGGCCAGGATGTGGAACCGGCACCAGGTTCTGATGGCACCGACGGACGCTGGCGCATCGCGCCCCGGACCGCCCCGGACCGGGTGATCTCTACCGTCGATACCGACACCCGCCACGCCCACAAAACCCGGGCACGCCAGCAGGACGGGTTCAAGGGCCACATCGTCAATGAACCGGAGACCGGGTTGGTCACCGCGATCGAGATGACCAAAGCCGCTGGTCCGGACACTTCCGACGGAGCAGTCGGGGCACGGTTGTTGCTGAGCGATCCGACCGTCGCCGACGACGCCGACGATCGTGAGGTGCTGGGTGATTCAGCGTATGCCTCCGGTGACATGCTGGCCACGCTGGCGCGGACACGATGGAACGCGGTGATCAAACCCAAGCCACACATGCCGGCGGTTGCTGGTGGTTTCGTCATCGACGATTTCACCTTCGACGCCGACTCGAACACATTGACCTGCCCCAACAACCTGACCCGACCGGTCAGCGCGAAAGGCCACGTCACCTACGGTGCGGCCTGCCAAGACTGCCCACTTCGGGCACGGTGCACCACCGCGGTTCGTGGACGCAAAATCAGTTTCGGCGAACACCACCAACTCCAGCGCGAACACCGACAACACTTCTCTGACAACACTATTGCCGACACCTACCGCCAGCATCGACCCATGGTCGAACGGACGATTGCCTGGCTCACCCGCGGTAACCGGCGGGTGCCCTACCGTGGAATCGAACGCAACAACAACTGGCTGCACCACCGCGCCGCCGCGATCAACCTACGCCGCCTGATCACCCTCGGACTGACTACCACCAACGGCACCTGGACACTGGCCACCGCCTGA
- a CDS encoding ThuA domain-containing protein, giving the protein MSGPAGRLDAVVICGGQWHDFDYARLQILTLLADHEVVRTRVFDDYAGAIPAIDDADLLITYTCNRIPDEAAQRSLTEFLARGGRWLALHATNSAIEPTPPGSPSKYVTPRTMGVLPQLVGSQFLGHPPIAPYRVEIAAPDHPLVAGVEAFYAVDELYVSELFEPIEVLAHTRFVGESTGFAEGTTPPTIRCRSSTSSSMTPEPSATSRSGTAAAGSMSKTWVSTISDGSTGGAGRCRSTGPSSAGAWTGRFAGRSEGQSVPRCPVS; this is encoded by the coding sequence ATGTCCGGACCCGCCGGCCGCCTCGACGCGGTCGTCATCTGCGGTGGGCAATGGCACGACTTCGACTACGCGAGACTGCAGATCCTCACGCTGCTGGCCGATCACGAAGTGGTGCGAACGCGAGTCTTCGACGACTACGCGGGTGCGATCCCGGCCATCGACGACGCGGATCTGCTGATCACCTACACGTGCAACCGGATTCCGGACGAGGCCGCGCAGCGGTCGCTCACGGAGTTCCTCGCACGCGGCGGTCGATGGCTGGCGTTGCACGCCACCAACTCCGCGATCGAGCCGACGCCACCGGGGTCGCCGAGCAAGTACGTCACCCCACGCACCATGGGCGTGCTGCCGCAGCTCGTCGGCAGTCAGTTCCTCGGGCATCCGCCGATCGCGCCGTACCGGGTCGAGATCGCCGCGCCCGATCATCCGCTCGTGGCAGGTGTCGAGGCCTTCTACGCCGTCGACGAGCTCTACGTGAGCGAATTGTTCGAGCCGATAGAGGTTCTCGCCCACACGCGGTTCGTCGGCGAGTCGACCGGTTTCGCCGAGGGCACAACACCTCCGACGATCCGTTGCCGGTCCTCTACCTCAAGCAGCATGACGCCGGAACCGTCTGCTACTTCACGCTCGGGCACTGCCGCGGCCGGTTCGATGTCCAAGACCTGGGTATCGACGATCTCGGACGGGTCGACCGGGGGAGCTGGGAGGTGCCGGAGTACCGGACCATCCTCGGCCGGTGCGTGGACTGGGCGGTTCGCGGGACGTTCTGAGGGTCAGAGCGTTCCCCGATGCCCCGTTTCGTGA
- a CDS encoding SDR family NAD(P)-dependent oxidoreductase, with amino-acid sequence MDLDLTGKRALISGASKGIGLAIAKTLLAEGASVGICARGEAQLKTVADELSESGTVFWKSVDVGDSTAVTSFVDDAAEALGGVDIVIVNASAMTGKGREAWENSFNVDLMSLVGFIEAATPHLEKSSAASVVTISTTSAIEAGPITTANSYGALKAAVLQHSSAQARVLGAKGIRVNAVSPGPVYFEGGPWDTIKEQRPQLYDAALSSAALGKLAAAQDVANAVTFLASPAAGHITGTNLVVDGGFTNRFDF; translated from the coding sequence ATGGATCTCGACCTCACCGGAAAGCGCGCCCTCATCAGCGGTGCGAGCAAGGGCATCGGCCTCGCCATCGCCAAGACCCTCCTTGCCGAGGGGGCGTCCGTGGGCATCTGCGCCCGTGGCGAAGCCCAACTCAAGACCGTCGCCGACGAACTGTCGGAGTCCGGCACGGTGTTCTGGAAGTCCGTCGACGTCGGCGACTCCACCGCGGTCACGTCCTTCGTCGACGACGCGGCCGAGGCGCTCGGCGGGGTCGACATCGTCATCGTGAACGCATCGGCGATGACCGGTAAGGGGCGCGAGGCCTGGGAGAACAGCTTCAACGTCGATCTGATGAGCCTGGTCGGCTTCATCGAGGCGGCGACACCGCATCTGGAGAAGAGCTCGGCCGCGTCGGTCGTCACTATCAGTACGACATCGGCCATCGAGGCCGGCCCGATCACCACCGCCAACAGCTATGGCGCGCTCAAAGCCGCCGTGTTGCAGCACTCCTCGGCGCAGGCACGTGTCCTGGGAGCCAAGGGGATTCGCGTCAACGCGGTGTCGCCCGGTCCGGTCTACTTCGAAGGCGGACCCTGGGACACCATCAAGGAGCAGCGCCCGCAACTCTATGACGCGGCGCTGTCGTCCGCCGCACTGGGCAAGCTGGCCGCCGCCCAAGATGTCGCCAACGCGGTGACCTTCCTGGCGTCGCCCGCCGCCGGTCACATCACGGGCACCAACCTGGTCGTCGACGGCGGCTTCACCAACCGATTCGACTTCTGA
- a CDS encoding histidine phosphatase family protein yields the protein MPNQTRARSIDLDNPFAPLAGLCELVLIRHGEQALSKELSAAETVDPPLSDLGQRQVRAVADRLATHTVDAVYSSPLRRALDTGRAIAAHHGLEPIVRDTLTEYEPWQSFPADESPFETLPHDEISRIFREHIRTRSYEPFPYAEDPGAFRARVLGEIGRIVDAHLGERVVVTCHSGVINAVLADALGSGFDMPVRVHHTSVNVLRGADTRRAVQSVNDFTHVLDFQTSVGAMNL from the coding sequence GTGCCCAACCAGACCCGCGCGCGCTCGATCGACCTCGACAACCCGTTCGCGCCACTGGCCGGACTGTGCGAACTCGTGCTCATCCGCCACGGCGAGCAGGCGCTGAGCAAAGAGCTCAGCGCAGCCGAGACCGTCGATCCGCCTCTGTCCGACCTCGGGCAGCGACAGGTGCGCGCCGTGGCCGACCGGCTCGCCACCCACACCGTCGATGCCGTCTACAGTTCGCCGCTGCGCCGGGCCCTCGACACCGGCCGGGCCATTGCCGCCCATCACGGTCTGGAACCGATCGTCCGCGACACCCTGACCGAGTACGAGCCGTGGCAGTCCTTCCCTGCCGACGAATCGCCGTTCGAGACCCTTCCGCACGACGAGATATCCCGGATCTTCCGCGAACACATCAGGACCCGCAGCTACGAACCGTTCCCGTACGCGGAGGACCCGGGGGCCTTCCGCGCGCGAGTGCTCGGCGAGATCGGCCGGATCGTCGACGCGCACCTCGGCGAGCGCGTGGTGGTCACCTGCCACAGCGGGGTGATCAATGCCGTGCTCGCCGACGCGCTCGGAAGCGGTTTCGACATGCCGGTCCGCGTTCACCACACGTCGGTCAACGTGTTGCGCGGCGCGGACACCCGCCGTGCGGTGCAGTCCGTCAACGACTTCACACACGTGCTCGACTTCCAGACCTCCGTCGGCGCGATGAACCTCTAG
- a CDS encoding TetR/AcrR family transcriptional regulator encodes MTAPDAVMIYRMAGKNPSGRSTSGRRNAGRASASAPSGGSGAKRAAHRPSRRDVVVEAAMHLYSMRSIEDVTVADIAAEAQMTSAAVYYHYPSKEEVLLGGLRIFAEQMLTQLRTEIDADPDASLGDVIISVLEWTDAHRAASLVYFVRSPGWSLSIEALRREVRLEMLAIFSAELRVRNRITSKAKQAAAATALSSLLEVSASSWLTEDVVLANLGRRRFSDEVRELAADIASV; translated from the coding sequence GTGACAGCCCCCGATGCTGTCATGATCTATCGCATGGCGGGCAAGAATCCCTCAGGACGAAGCACTTCCGGCCGACGCAACGCCGGGCGCGCGTCGGCGAGCGCTCCGAGTGGCGGCAGCGGCGCGAAGCGGGCCGCGCACCGGCCGTCTCGACGCGACGTCGTCGTCGAGGCGGCGATGCACCTCTACTCCATGCGGTCGATCGAGGACGTCACCGTCGCAGACATCGCCGCCGAGGCGCAGATGACCTCGGCGGCAGTGTATTACCACTATCCCTCCAAGGAGGAGGTACTCCTCGGCGGACTGCGGATCTTCGCCGAGCAGATGCTCACCCAACTGCGCACGGAGATCGACGCCGATCCCGACGCCTCGCTCGGCGACGTGATCATCTCGGTTCTCGAGTGGACCGACGCCCACCGGGCGGCGTCGCTGGTCTACTTCGTGCGGTCGCCCGGATGGAGTCTGTCGATCGAGGCGCTGCGCCGGGAGGTGCGTCTGGAGATGCTCGCGATCTTCTCCGCCGAGTTGCGGGTGCGCAACCGCATCACGTCCAAGGCCAAGCAGGCCGCTGCGGCGACGGCACTGTCCAGCCTCCTCGAGGTGTCCGCGTCGTCGTGGCTCACCGAGGACGTCGTCCTCGCGAACCTGGGGCGCCGGCGCTTCTCCGACGAGGTGCGTGAGCTCGCCGCCGACATCGCCAGCGTGTGA
- a CDS encoding TetR/AcrR family transcriptional regulator has protein sequence MARSRRDNARPADGMSESDADWLGWDSTPAADDIALAAADPGAGTGPQEDVDPDAAPDISPVEHEAGAEGAPPDSPVQNGSGAGNGTTAHRPSRRHLIVKAAVRVFSRKGFAEASIQEIATEAGMVPTAVYYHFASKEELFESALGYAMDASSAAAQSARPDDVSASADSFKDVVAAVWDWTAEHPNSARMLFLQMAGGATPGTRLLTKEYEERHIRRAFDYFPAGEDPPNRRAATAQHAARTLRVRTMIAMTIAIQPLRIEGGPLSDIPVPSLRTATTDVCTKMIEGR, from the coding sequence ATGGCGAGATCGAGGCGAGACAACGCCCGGCCGGCCGACGGCATGTCGGAGTCGGACGCCGACTGGCTCGGCTGGGATTCGACCCCGGCTGCCGACGACATCGCACTGGCGGCCGCGGATCCGGGGGCGGGCACCGGCCCACAGGAGGACGTCGATCCTGACGCCGCACCCGACATCTCGCCGGTGGAACACGAGGCCGGCGCCGAGGGCGCACCGCCGGACTCACCGGTCCAGAACGGATCGGGCGCCGGCAACGGCACGACCGCGCACCGTCCGTCGCGGCGGCATCTCATCGTGAAGGCCGCGGTTCGGGTGTTCTCGCGAAAGGGGTTCGCGGAGGCCTCCATTCAGGAGATCGCCACCGAGGCGGGAATGGTCCCGACCGCGGTCTACTATCACTTCGCCAGCAAAGAGGAGCTCTTCGAGAGCGCACTCGGCTATGCGATGGACGCGAGTTCGGCCGCGGCGCAGTCGGCTCGACCGGACGATGTGTCCGCGAGCGCGGACTCGTTCAAGGACGTCGTCGCCGCGGTCTGGGACTGGACCGCCGAGCACCCCAATTCCGCCCGCATGCTGTTCCTGCAGATGGCCGGCGGCGCGACCCCCGGGACCCGGCTGCTGACGAAGGAGTACGAGGAACGGCACATCCGGCGTGCGTTCGACTACTTCCCGGCCGGTGAGGACCCGCCCAACCGGCGTGCGGCCACCGCACAGCACGCGGCGCGCACCCTCCGGGTCCGGACGATGATCGCGATGACCATCGCCATCCAACCCCTGCGTATCGAGGGTGGGCCGCTGTCGGACATCCCGGTCCCCAGTCTGCGCACCGCGACGACCGACGTCTGCACCAAGATGATCGAAGGCCGCTGA